In Bacillus thuringiensis, the DNA window TTCCTTTATTTGGGGAATATGTGTTGTTATAAAAGACAAGTGCTTTTTCTTGTTCCGCCTCAGTTGCTGCATCTTCATAGAATTTCTTCTGTACGACTACTTCCGCATTCGCGGCAGCTGGCATTTTCACTACTTCTGAAGATTTCGTTACTGGTACTGCTGGATCTTCCGATTGTGTATACGGCGTTGCTTGATCTTGGTTCGGAGTCTTCTTCGGATTAGCTCCTTGGAACCATAGCGCAACCATTAAAATTACCGCTGCACAAGCAATGTACAGTGCTGGAAACACCCATCTTTTTTGAAATAAATGTACTACCTTTTGCGACTTTTTATTATTTCTTCCTCGCATTCCATCATCACCTCAGCAATCATTTTGAACAATATTCACGTATCCTATACAACGTATAACTAATTACTTTTCGACAAAATCTGTAAAAATATGTATAAGAATTGTAAAATTTCCGAGGAAATGATAGAAAAAAGAAAAAACTGAGCATTTCAGCTCAGTTTTTAGTCCATTTGTTTCTTTTTATATACGATTAAACATGCAATAAGTGAAATAATAAGCCACACTCCAACATTTAGTACATGCCCACTAATACTACTAAACCCTGCTCCCTCTACTAAGCTGTTAATTGCTTTTTCCATATGAGATGTTGGAAGATACTCAATCATTGTCTTAATTACTTTATTTTCAACCATTGGCTCAAACTGTACAGCTAAATACATCGTCATTAATATCGGCATTCCAATTAGTGATGTTTGCGGTACAGACTCAGCTAATAACCCAATCGTTGTTCCAATTACGATAAATAGAATTGTTCCACTTAAGAAAATAAACCCTAGCAATACAAGATTGCCACTGAATTGATCTAGAATGAATAAATTCACAATACAAATACAAAGCGTCAAACATGCTGTTAATATACTTTTTCCAAGAAGAACTTCAACAGAAGAAGCTGGCGATAGCATTAAAACACGCAATGTATGTTTTTCTTTTTCTTCTGCAATTACCATTGATTGAACAAACCCTGCAACGAATAGAAAGGCCATTAAAGTAATAATACCAACTCCTGCACTCCCTTGCCCAAACCTGCTAAATATAAATGCAAATATAATTGGTAAAGATGCCATTAACAACACTTGTGAATTTGTCTTAAAATCTTGTACTTCTTTTCTAAAAATAGCTGATACACGTCTCATTGAAAATGTCATTATAGTCCCCTCCCAGTAACTTCAATAAAGATATCGCCTAGCGTTGGCTCTTGTGAATGAATCGATAGTAATTCGCCCTTTTTCATCCATTCTGAAATACGTTTTGCGCCTAATTCATCTTTTTGCACGACTTCTTTTTGTTTATCTTTTAATACGACTTGTATTTGATCCTTAGCGTATTGCAAGCGCAGGTTCTCTGGCGTATCAAGCGCTACAATTTCTCCACCGCACAGAAAGGCAATGCGGTTACAAAGCGTTTCTGCTTCGTCCATGTTGTGAGTCGTTAAGAAAATCGTCGTTCCTTCTTTATTTAAGTCTTTTAAGATTTTATGAATGTTTTGTACGTTTACTGGATCGAGTGCAGATGTTGGTTCATCTAAGAAGAGGATATCTGGTTTATGAAGGATTGCTCTAGCTAATGTAACGCGCTGCTTCATTCCTTTTGATAATTTCTTTACTGGTGTTTTTTTATCATCTAATAGATTCACTTGCGCTAGCACTTCATCGATTCGTTCTTTTTTGCAATCGTATAAGTCACAAAATAATAGTAAGTTATCATAAATGCTAAGTCTTTCGTATAATCCACTGTTGTCTGTTAAAATACCAATTCGTTTATAATCAATGCTGCTTGGCCCTGTAATATCTTTACCTAGTACCCTCACTGTTCCAACGCTATGCAGCAATTGAGAAGTTAAAATCTTTACTGTTGTCGTTTTTCCAGATCCACTCGGTCCAAGGAATCCAAAAATTTCTCCTTGCTTCACCTCAATGTTTACATTTCGAAGTGCCGTTTTTTCGTTAAAACTTTTCATTACATCTTTCATTTCAATTGCCAATGTCATCCCGTCATCCCCTTTGTTTTTCTTTTTATAGATGAAAGTCGCTTTAGCGCTTTTCGTTTGTTTGTTTCGCTTTTCTTGACTCAATCATATGAAAAACAAAGGAATTACGCAGTAAAATACCGGTAAAAGGAGTATTTTTACCGGTGAATGAATCGTATTTTGAGCTTATTGGAGCAAATTTTATAGCCCAATCACGCCTTTTAATTCATCCATTCGTCCTTTTGAAAGCGGGATTGAACTTTTTCTTTCGTCATCCAAAATTAAACTAAAACTGTTACGAGTCCACGTAATCACTTCTCGTACTCTTTGTAAATTCACAAGGTACGAGCGATGACATCTAAAGAACCCGAATCCTGTTAATCTCGCTTCTAGTTCACTTAATGTTAATGCACATACGAAATCACCTTCACGCACATGAATATGTGTCACTCCGTTTTGCGTTTCAATGAAATGAATTTCCATCGGATCTAGTAAAATGATTTTATCGTTCACTTTCGCTGGAATTCTTTCAAGTTTCATCTGCGGAATCATTTGAACAACCTTTTCTTCATCAACCTCTTCAACTTCTTCTTGTTCGATTTCTATTTTCTTCACACCATCATTGTTTAATATGTATACATCTTCTGTTAACGAAAGGGCGTCCGATAGAAAGGATGACGTAATAAAAATCGCTTTTCCTTTCTCTTTCATCGCCATAATTGCTTTTCGAATAATAATCGTGCTCTCTGTATCTACATTTTGCTCTGGCTCTTCCAAAATAACTAAATCCGGATTATGAATCATAACTCGCCCGATATGAAGGCGACGTTTCTCTGAAAATGATAATTTTTCTATTTTAACGTTTAATTTATCTAAGAGGCCGACAAATTGTACTACTTCTTCTATACTCACATTTGATTCATACAGCCCTAATAAAAACTTGTAGTATTCCTTTACCTTCAGACGTTCGTACGCTTCATCTTTCAAAAAACAAAAGCCGATGCGAGAATAATTTTTCTTTCCAATCGATTCTCCCTCAAATAGCACGTTGCCAGTTGAAGCTTCTTCCTCACCAATAATAATGCGGTGTAACACTTTAGCTGTATGGTTATTACATTGCAAAACAACACATTGCCCCTTCTCAACCTTCAGTTCAACTGCCGGTAACTGATTCGTCTTCCCTAATTGTTTCAACTCCAATAACGCCATTCTGTCTCCCCCAAATGTTTTTATCTTATTATACCAAACAATTAATGGAAAATTTTGATATTTTATGAAGTGTTATAAAAAGAAGGCTATCCAAATGAATGGACAGCCTTCTTCTCTAGTTTTGCTCTACCATATACGTCTTGGGCTGATCACGCAGCGCTCTCTTTAAGAATTTCCCTACAGATGTTTTCGGAACTTTATTTACAAATAAAATATCGTCTGGCATCCACCATTTCGGAAACTCTGCTTCTAGTAAAACATACAACTCTTCTCTTTCTACTACTTGTCCCTCTTTTAATACGATACAAGCAACGGAACGTTCTTGCCATTTTTCATGCGGCACCGCCACAACAGATGCTTCTAACACTTTATCGTGCGACATTAAAGCATTTTCTAAATCTACGGAAGAAATCCATTCGCCTCCACTTTTAATTAAGTCTTTCGTCCGATCAGCAATTTTAATAAACCCTTCCGAATCACCCATCACAATGTCTCTTGTATGGAGCCAACCGTCTTTCATTGATTCTTCTGTACGTTCATCCTCATAATAGCTTCCGGCGATCCATGGACCCCTTAAACAGAGTTCTGTCATCGTTGAACATTGACGATTTTTTAATATATCAATGATTCGACAAGAATAACCTCTCTACTAACAAAAGAAAACCGTCCCAACATACCTCTTGGGACGGTCTCTTTTCAGCCTACTTCTTCACCATCAACTTTCCCTCATAATCGTTCATCGACTTTATTTCGACACCTTTATAATAATGAGCGACGATATCTGTATATTTCTTACCTTCCGCTGCCATGCCATTTGCTCCGTATTGGCTCATGCCAACGCCGTGACCGAATCCCTTCGTTGTAACGATGATTTTATCCCCCTCTTGCTTCCATGTGAAGTCAGAAGAGCGTAAATCTAATTTGTCACGTACATCTCTTCCGGTTAATGTTTTACCTTGAAACGCTACGTCTTTTACACGTTTTCCTTCTGTACGCCCTTTAATATCACCAATCTTTCCGTCTGCTAGTACTTTCACACCGAGACGCTTTTGAAAGTCAGCTACCGTAAAGGTTTGCTCGCTCGTAAATTTTGGAGAGGCTTGATCCCACGGACTATCTACGCTCTTTAAGTACGGATAATCATTTCCCCAATAATCAGCCGCATTTTCTGTCCGGCCATTACTCGTTGAGAAGAATGATGCTGAAATTGGTTTGCCATCATACGTTAAAACTTGTCCTGCGGTTTTCGAAACGGCTTCTTCAATTTTCTTCAAATTATTTTCGTAGTTATTGCCCCATTGTTTCTTCAATTCTTCTTTACTTTTGTACACTTGATCTTTCACAGTATCTGTCACATCCGCATTGTTTTTCTTACCTCCGCTTAGCATACGCTGCACCACAAATGTTCTCGCTGCTAATGCCTGCGCCTTTAGCGCCTCTATTTCAAAACTGGCATTCATCTCAGAAGCTACTACACCGGTCACATACTCCTCCATAGGTAATGTATCTACCTTCTTCTGTTTCTCGCGATATACAGCCACTTGAACCGCTGTATCCACTTTCCCTGGAGCTGGTATACTTTCTATCGCTGGAGGAGTTTTAGAAGCTGCTTCTTCCCCTACCTTTGCTTTCGCAAACGGAATAACAAGAGCAGCAGGTACAATGATAACGAGCGCTATTAGGAGCGCTACTGTGATGAAAAGTGGCTTTGAAAATTTCATCTTATTTCCCCCAATATCCAAAAGCTTTACTCCATTCATTCTTATGGAACAACTCTTTCTTTTAGAACATACTTAAGGGGAACCAGCTAAAACGAAAATTTTCTAAATATTTTTACTGGTACGTGCATAAGTATAGAATTTATTGACTATAACAGTAATAACCCCAAAAAAAATAGCCCCTACGCCAAAAGACGTAGAGACTATTTCAATTAAGCGTGAAGATCAGAAACTTCTTGTTCTTTCACTTCTTCTACTTTTTCGTTTACACGTTCAATAGTTGCACCTAATGCAGCTAATTTCTTATGGAAATCTACATAACCACGGTCAAGATGCTTTAACTCAGTTACACGAGTATAACCTTCAGATACTAAACCAGCTAAGATTAATGCAGCAGCAGCACGTAAGTCAGTTGCGCCTACTTCAGCACCTTGTAAGCTGTTAGGACCGTTCATAATAACAGAACGACCTTCGATTTTAATATCAGCATTCATACGACGGAATTCTTCAACGTGCATAAAGCGGTTTTCGAATACCGTTTCTGTAATCATACTTGTTCCATCAGCTTGTAGTAATAATGCCATCATTTGTGATTGCATGTCTGTTGGGAAACCTGGGTGAGGCATAGTTTTAATATCAACCGCTTTTAACTTATCTGGGCCGATAACACGTACACCTTCATTTTCCTCAATAACTTTAACACCCATTTCTTCCATTTTCGCTGTAATTGAGCGTAGGTGTTCAGGTACAGCATTTTCAATTAAGATGTCTCCACCAGTAATTGCCGCTGCAACCATGAATGTTCCCGCTTCAATACGGTCAGGAATAATAGAGTGGTTTCCACCATATAATTTATCAACGCCTTCGATACGAATCGTTCCAGTTCCAGCTCCGCGTACTTTCGCTCCCATCGCATTTAAGAAGTTAGCTAAGTCAACGATTTCTGGTTCTTTCGCTGCGTTTTCAAGGATTGTTGTCCCTTTTGCTAATGTAGCTGCAGACATAATGTTTTCTGTCGCGCCCACGCTTGGGAAGTCTAAATAAATTTTAGCTCCTTTTAGTTCTCCCTCAACGTATGCCTCAACAAAACCATTACCAACCTGTACTTTTGCTCCCATTGCTTCGAAGCCTTTTAAATGTTGGTCAATTGGACGTGAACCAATTGCACATCCACCAGGAAGTGCAATACGAGCACGACCGTTACGTGCAAGTAATGGTCCCATTACTTGCACAGATGCACGCATTTTACGTACATATTCAAATGGTGCTTCGATGTTTAGTTCTTTAGAAGCATCGATTGTTACTTGGTTATTTTCAAATACGACTTCAGCATTTAAATGACGTAATACCTCATTAATTGTGTATACATCAGACAAAACTGGTACTTCAGATAGTACATTCTTTCCATCACTCGCTAATAGGGCTGCAGCGATTATAGGTAATACAGCATTTTTTGCGCCCTCAACACGCACTGTGCCGTTTAACCGCTTTCCGCCACGGACGATGATCTTTTCCAAATTATTCCCCTCCGTGTCCTTTTTTCAGTATCTATTCACTCAATACTCAGAAGTTATGATCGGTGTGCCAACCACAATTGTATCTTTGTTGTCTGTAGAACGTATTGCTATTTGCACATTTATTTTCTCTCTATTTGTTGAAAGAGCGTCATCCCACTTTTTATTGTATGCGGAGACTGACACAAATGCTCTTTCTTCTATCTGTTCGATCGCTCTTGCTGAAAAATCTTTCAAAACCTGATTGGTTTTATTTTGCAAAACACCTTCAATCTTATCATTCAGTACACCTTGAACACAAGTGTAAATTATAGGTTTTTCACTAAAAATTTTATTTGTTTTCTGAATGTACTTCGGGTCCCATTTCGCCCCGCTTACTTCGAAAATAATGAAAGTGTTTTCTTTAGTATTTTCCTTACTCCATGTTACTACTATTCGTTCTTCATAAGAAGAAAACTTTTTATAGGATGTAGCTTTATATCCATCTGGAGATTGCTCTAATTCCCACTTTTGAATATTCGCCTTGTCCTTCACGTCGTTTAACAACTTTTGAAACGTATGTATATTAGAAATTGTTTTTGTTTCTCGCGCTAACCATGACCACTTCTCTACTTTAGCATCATTTTTCTCTAAAGTTGCAAT includes these proteins:
- a CDS encoding ABC transporter ATP-binding protein, which codes for MTLAIEMKDVMKSFNEKTALRNVNIEVKQGEIFGFLGPSGSGKTTTVKILTSQLLHSVGTVRVLGKDITGPSSIDYKRIGILTDNSGLYERLSIYDNLLLFCDLYDCKKERIDEVLAQVNLLDDKKTPVKKLSKGMKQRVTLARAILHKPDILFLDEPTSALDPVNVQNIHKILKDLNKEGTTIFLTTHNMDEAETLCNRIAFLCGGEIVALDTPENLRLQYAKDQIQVVLKDKQKEVVQKDELGAKRISEWMKKGELLSIHSQEPTLGDIFIEVTGRGL
- a CDS encoding ABC transporter permease, translating into MTFSMRRVSAIFRKEVQDFKTNSQVLLMASLPIIFAFIFSRFGQGSAGVGIITLMAFLFVAGFVQSMVIAEEKEKHTLRVLMLSPASSVEVLLGKSILTACLTLCICIVNLFILDQFSGNLVLLGFIFLSGTILFIVIGTTIGLLAESVPQTSLIGMPILMTMYLAVQFEPMVENKVIKTMIEYLPTSHMEKAINSLVEGAGFSSISGHVLNVGVWLIISLIACLIVYKKKQMD
- a CDS encoding YwmB family TATA-box binding protein produces the protein MKLKAILIVVISVVLFLVGYREMKPISDEQKMESMIATLEKNDAKVEKWSWLARETKTISNIHTFQKLLNDVKDKANIQKWELEQSPDGYKATSYKKFSSYEERIVVTWSKENTKENTFIIFEVSGAKWDPKYIQKTNKIFSEKPIIYTCVQGVLNDKIEGVLQNKTNQVLKDFSARAIEQIEERAFVSVSAYNKKWDDALSTNREKINVQIAIRSTDNKDTIVVGTPIITSEY
- the murA gene encoding UDP-N-acetylglucosamine 1-carboxyvinyltransferase translates to MEKIIVRGGKRLNGTVRVEGAKNAVLPIIAAALLASDGKNVLSEVPVLSDVYTINEVLRHLNAEVVFENNQVTIDASKELNIEAPFEYVRKMRASVQVMGPLLARNGRARIALPGGCAIGSRPIDQHLKGFEAMGAKVQVGNGFVEAYVEGELKGAKIYLDFPSVGATENIMSAATLAKGTTILENAAKEPEIVDLANFLNAMGAKVRGAGTGTIRIEGVDKLYGGNHSIIPDRIEAGTFMVAAAITGGDILIENAVPEHLRSITAKMEEMGVKVIEENEGVRVIGPDKLKAVDIKTMPHPGFPTDMQSQMMALLLQADGTSMITETVFENRFMHVEEFRRMNADIKIEGRSVIMNGPNSLQGAEVGATDLRAAAALILAGLVSEGYTRVTELKHLDRGYVDFHKKLAALGATIERVNEKVEEVKEQEVSDLHA
- the spoIID gene encoding stage II sporulation protein D, with product MKFSKPLFITVALLIALVIIVPAALVIPFAKAKVGEEAASKTPPAIESIPAPGKVDTAVQVAVYREKQKKVDTLPMEEYVTGVVASEMNASFEIEALKAQALAARTFVVQRMLSGGKKNNADVTDTVKDQVYKSKEELKKQWGNNYENNLKKIEEAVSKTAGQVLTYDGKPISASFFSTSNGRTENAADYWGNDYPYLKSVDSPWDQASPKFTSEQTFTVADFQKRLGVKVLADGKIGDIKGRTEGKRVKDVAFQGKTLTGRDVRDKLDLRSSDFTWKQEGDKIIVTTKGFGHGVGMSQYGANGMAAEGKKYTDIVAHYYKGVEIKSMNDYEGKLMVKK
- a CDS encoding LytTR family transcriptional regulator DNA-binding domain-containing protein, which translates into the protein MALLELKQLGKTNQLPAVELKVEKGQCVVLQCNNHTAKVLHRIIIGEEEASTGNVLFEGESIGKKNYSRIGFCFLKDEAYERLKVKEYYKFLLGLYESNVSIEEVVQFVGLLDKLNVKIEKLSFSEKRRLHIGRVMIHNPDLVILEEPEQNVDTESTIIIRKAIMAMKEKGKAIFITSSFLSDALSLTEDVYILNNDGVKKIEIEQEEVEEVDEEKVVQMIPQMKLERIPAKVNDKIILLDPMEIHFIETQNGVTHIHVREGDFVCALTLSELEARLTGFGFFRCHRSYLVNLQRVREVITWTRNSFSLILDDERKSSIPLSKGRMDELKGVIGL